The Effusibacillus lacus genome includes the window TTGTGCTCCGTTTCGTACCCCGGGATTGGACAGGTGGGACAATTCAAATTCGAAGAAGGACTGATTGAAAAAGTCGAATTGTTCAAGACCATCTGGTATGGTCAACTCGTCAAGTTCCGGTTTCGAATTACTTATACTCCTTACCCTGAGTACCGTCAATCGCCTCTGCGCGAGGAAGATTATTACAAAGTCCCTACTTCGACCCGGATCAAATATGGCTTGGCCTATTTCGGTCTGGCAGCAGTTCTTGGCTGGCTCATGTACTATACGGCTGTTTCCATTCCAACACCCCCTCTGGCAGGATAGTCTCCCAGCACCACAAGGACAGCAAACGGCCTTTGGTTAAGGCCGATTGCTATTTGTCATTTTTTTACTTCAACGTGTCAATTCTTCGAAATCTATTCCCATTCCAGCAGAAATTGGTAATATAGAGTACATATACGAGTCATAATTTTCTGATTGACGACAAGGGGACGTGCATCGTGAGAATCCTGTTCGTAGGCGGAGCGAAGACTGTTACCGGCTCTTGCTATCTGATTGAGACCCAAACCGAAAAACTGTTGGTGGACTGCGGGATGTTTCAAGGTTCTAAGGAATTGGAGGAACTGAACTTTGCTGCCTGGCCTTTTCACCCCGGTGAGATTTCTTATGTGCTGCTTACACATGCGCATATAGATCATTCGGGTCTTCTGCCGAAATTAAAACGGGACGGTTTCCGGGGGCAGATTATCTGCACCAAATCCACATTTGACCTTTGTTCCATCATGCTGCCTGACAGTGGCCATATTCATGAGACGGAGTACGAATGGAACAGTCGAAAACACAGTCGCCAAAGAAAGAAACCGAAGAAGGAACCTCTTTACACACAGGCTGACGCATTTGCAGTTCTCAAGAATTTTGTGTCCGTTCCTTATCATCAGGTGGTGGAGCTGTCACCAACCGTGTCCTTTCGGATGATGGATGCCGGGCACATCCTGGGATCGGCAATCATCGAACTCTGGATCAAAGAAAACGGACAAACAACAAAACTCGTCTTCTCAGGGGACATCGGGTCTACCGGCCAAGCCATTGTCCGTGATCCTGAAAGAGTGGAAGAGGCCGATTACATCTTTGTCGAATCCACTTACGGGAACCGCTTGCATCCTCCGGTGGCCGAACGAAGCGAACAACTTCTCTCCATCATCCGGGAAGCGCAAAAGGACAATGGGTTGGTCATCATTCCGGCATTTGCCGTGGGCAGGACTCAAGAAATATTGTTTCAACTCCACAAGCTGTTCAAAAAAGGGCTGATCTCCGATATCCCGGTATACGTGGACAGTCCGTTGGCCGTTTCCGCCACGCGAATAGTACAATCCAATCCGGACTATTACGATGAAGAAACCACCGCTCTGTTCAAGCAGGGGGACAACCCGCTGGCTTTCCCGGGGTTACGGTTTATCAGTTCACAGGAAGAATCGCAGAGGCTCAATTTCACAAAAGGAACTGCCATTATCATATCGGCAAGCGGAATGGCGGAAGCGGGCAGAATCAAACATCATTTGAAACATCAACTCTGGAAAGAGAACAATCATGTGGTTTTTGCCGGATATCAAGCGGAGGGAAGCCTCGGGCGCAAGCTGCTTTCAGGGGCCAACCGGGTGCGTGTGCTGGGCCAAAATGTAAGGGTGGGAGCCAAGATTCATGATTTGTCTGCAATGTCCGCTCATGCTGACAAAGAGCAATTGTTGAATTGGCTGAAAGGATTCCGGACCACCCCCAAGCAAGTGTTTGTGGTGCACGGGGAAGAGGAATCCAGCAGGGAATTTGCCCATGCGATCGAACTGGACCTCGGCTGGAAGGCCCATGTTCCATCCAGGGGCGAAACTGTATATCTGGAAGGGGATCAGGCTCCCCAGATTGATGAGCCTAAAGAGCCGGAAACGAAACAAACCGTTTTGTCAGAAGCGGAACTTGACGCCTACATGCAAGCGATTGAGCATAATGTGGATGGGCTGGTCCAAGCTTTGGGCAAATATGGCCTGACGCAAGATCTGCTGCTCAAGCTGTCCGAGAGACTGATCAAAGTTAACGACAAGCTTGAGGATCTTAGCGATCAGCTGTAGGATTCAAGTGTTTTCCGATAGTGCAAACTATTGTTCGCCAGAACATTGAAAGGGGTTCTTGCCGTGAAACAATTGCAATCGATGAATCGACTCTTGCTGGGACCCGGACCAAGCGCCGTCCATCCGGATGTGCTGAAAGCAATGGCCACTCCTCTGGTCGGGCATCTGGATCCCTATTTCTTTGAAGTGATGAACGGAACCCGGGAAATGCTAAGAACCGTGTTCGGGACGAAAAATGAGTTGACCATTCCCATGTCCGGGACGGGCAGCGCGGGAATGGAAACGGTATTTGTAAATCTGATAGAGCCGGGAGATAAGGTAATTGTATGTGTCAACGGGGTGTTCGGAGAACGGATGAAAGATGTCGCGGAGCGTTGCGGTGCATCTGTTGTGGAGGTAACGGCTCCATGGGGACAACCGATCGATCCAGATGAGATCCGGAAGGCACTGGAAAAAAACGGACAGGTAAAACTCGTTGCCATTGTGCAAGCAGAAACCTCCACCGGTGTCCGACAGCCTCTGAAAGAAGTCAGTGAAATTGTGCATGAGCATGGGGCTTTGTTTGCAGTCGACTCCGTCACGGCACTGGGAGGGATCCCCGTGGATGTGGACGAGAATGGGATTGATGCTTGTTACAGCGGAACCCAAAAATGTCTCAGCGCTCCTCCCGGTTTGTCCCCGGTGACCATGAGTGACGATGCGGTCCAAGCGATCCGAAAGCGGAAGACAAAAGTGCAAAGCTGGTATCTGGATTTGGGCATGATCGCCAACTACTGGGGAGAAGACCGTTTTTACCACCATACGGCCCCCATATCAATGGTATTTGCTTTGCACGAGGCACTTCGCATTCTGTTAAACGAAGGATTGGAGAATGTATATAAACGCCATGAGGACAACGGCAAACTGTTGCAGCAGGAACTGCAATCGGCCGGTTTTGAATTGCTGGCGGCAGAAGGGTACCGGCTTCCGCAATTAACCGCTTTCCGTTTGCCGCAAGGATTGGATGATATCCGCCTGCGCAGGGAATTGCTAAACCTTTACGGGATTGAGGTCGGCGGCGGACTGGGGCCTTTGAAGGGGCAAATCTGGCGGGTGGGATTGATGGGACACTCGTCCAATCTGGCCAATGTCCGGCTGTTTATGGGCGCCCTGCAGGACATTTTAAACAGAAACAAATAGCAAAGAATGGAAGGAAGGCACCCTTAAGCGGGTGCTTTTCAGCGTTTAATGGAGGAATCTTGGAGCTGCTGGAAAATTATAAATCTAAAGGAAGCTATGCAAGAGCAAGAGGGGAAAGGGGAGATAGGGAATGCTGTTTGAGTTTGACGGCAAGCGGCCCAAGGTTGCCAAAGGGGCCTTTGTTGCACCCACCGCCCAGTTGATCGGAGACGTAACAGTCGAAGAGGGGGCAAGCATCTGGTTTGGGGCCGTTTTGCGCGGTGATTTCGGACCGATAGTGGTGGGGGCCCGAACGAGTATTCAGGACAACTGTGTGGTTCATGTTACCAATTCAGGTTGCTACATAGGCGAGGATGTAACGGTAGGACATGGTGCCATATTGCATAACTGCCATGTGAAACGAGGCTCGGTCATCGGAATGAACGCTGTAGTGCTTGATGATGCAAATGTCGGAGAGGAATCGATTGTTGCCGCAGGGAGTGTGGTGTCTGCCAAAGCGACGATACCCGATCGGGTCCTGGTGGCGGGAATTCCTGCACAGGTGAAAAAACCATTGGAAGGAGCCTCCCTATGGTGGGTGAACGAAAGTGCGAAAACTTACGTGGCGCTTAAAGACAAATACTTGTCATTACATCTGAACGATGGCGGACAAGCGGACTAAGTCAAAATGAAGGAGGGGTTTTGAATGGAAGGATACCGTTTTTTCTATCGGTTGCGCGTTCGTTATTCCGAGATTGACGGGCAAAAAATTGTATTTAACGCACATTACCTGACCTACTTGGATTGTGCGGTTACCGAGTATTTTCGGGAAGGTTTGGGTTTCAACATGACAGAACTTGCGGAAAGCGGAGAGTTTGATATTGTTCTGGCCAAGACGACTTTGGAATTCAAGCGGCCCGCCCACCTGGACGATTGGTTGACAGTTTGGTGCAAAACCGATGAGATGGGCAAATCCAGCATCAAAATCAACTTTGCCATCACAAGGGAAGGAGAGGAAAAACCGCTGCTTCTTGCACAAACCATATATGTGAGCTACGACCCGGAAACCAAATCTTCCCGACCGATTCCCGATTTTGTCCGGCAGAGAATCAGAGAATATGAATCCTGATTGATAACACCCGAAGCTTCGAACTGAGGGTCGTGTCGATGCTGGTAGTGGTCAGGATGATCAAACAGGGACTATAATAATAGAAAATTAGAAAAATGCTCACGGGGGAGAATCCCGCCATGTTCAAGTTTTCCGCAAATCTTACTACGCTTTTCAACGAAGCGCCATTTATGGACCGGTTTGGCCTGGCTCAACAAGCCGGGTTCCGCCACGTTGAATTCCAGTTTCCCTATGAATTTCCGGTAGATTCCATCAAGCGTGAAATTGAATCCCGCAATCTGGACGTGGTCTTGTTCAACTTTCCGCCGGGTGACTGGAAGAAAGGGGACCGGGGAATAGCCGTTTTTCCCGACCGAAGGCAGGAGTTTTATGAGTCGGTGGACGAAGCCATCCGGTACGCGCTCGCTCTTGACTGTCCCAGCTTGCACTGTATGGCAGGAGTTCGCCCGGATGGGTTGCAGGCGGAAGAAGCATGGAAAGTTTTCCGGGAGAATCTGAGTTATGCCGCCGGCAGATTGGCAAATCATGGAATCACCCTGTTGATTGAACCGCTGAATCCATACGATATGGCCGGGTATATGCTATCCAGCCTTGATCAGGCTGTTCAATTGGTGAATGAATTGAAGTTGCCCAATCTGAAAATCCAGTTTGATTTTTATCACATGCAGCGAATCCAGGGAGAACTTCTCGCTTCCTTCAGTCGGGTTAAGGAACTGATCGGACATGTCCAAATTGCCGACAATCCGGGGCGTCATCAACCTGGAACGGGAGAGATCCACTACTCCAACATATTCCGTTTTCTGGAGGAGTCAGGATATTCGGGTTTCGTCGGACTGGAGTACTTCCCGCTGGGAAAAACGATTGACAGCTTTGATTGGATGCAAGCCCATTCCCGCGATTGCCGAAATGAAACTGAGACGAGAGGTGTTGGAAGATGACAAGAATCGGATTTGTCGGCTTGGGAGTCATGGGTTCCCGCATGGCCAAACGTTTGATTGATTCCGGATATGACGTAACCGTTTATAATCGCACAAGCAGTAAAATCGAACCGCTGCTCAGGATTGGCGCGGCAGCTGCCACAGATATTGCATCGTTGGCAGCAGAGTCGGATATAATCTGTACCTGCCTGTCGATGCCGGAAGACGTATGGGATGTTTATGAAGGAGAGACAGGCATCCTGAAGAACAGCCTGCAGGATGCCATATGCTTGGACTTTACGACTGTGGGCATGGACACAAGTGTTATATTGGCCGAAAAGGCGAAAGAGCGTGGGATCCACTTTCTGGATGCGCCTGTCAGCGGCGGACCGGAGGGGGCGGAAGAAGGTTCCTTGACGATTATGGTGGGAGGCGAGCAGTCTGCCTATGAACGGGTGCTTCCCATTCTGGAGGTTTTGGGAAGCAACATTCATTATCTGGGCGGGGCCGGAATGGGCAGTGTTGCAAAGCTTATGAATCAATATCTGGTTGCTGTCCACTCCCTGGCAGCGTCCGAAGTGATGGTTGCAGGCACCGCTTTGGGGCTCAGGTCGGAACAGTTATACGAGATTCTGCGAACCAGCTATGGAGACAGCCGGATGCTGCGGCGGCACATGGAGAATTATGTGTTACCAAGAAATTTTCAACCGGGTGGAGCGGTGAAGTATGTTTTGAAAGACGTGAAGCTGGCAAATGAGTTGGTTGAAAAAGCGGGTTTGGTGCCGCGAACTGGAAGCGGTGCGGCAGAAGCGCTGGCGGTTGCAGTCGAGCAGGGACTCGCCGATCTGGATATGTCCGCTGTCATTCAGCCTCTGGAGAAACAGTGCAGTGTAGTTGTCAAAGACTCTCATATTGTATAATAGTGTCATTACTGGATCAGCCGGGGGAGTGTCGAACTCCCTCGTTTTCTGTGTCAAAGGAAGTGAGCCAATGAAGCTGCCGACCGGTTTTTTGAACAAGATGAAAGAACAGTTGGGAGATGAGTACTCCCTTTTCGTGCAAAGTTATGAGCGGACCCGTGCAGCCGGTGTCCGTGCCAATCAGCTGAAAATATCGGCTGCAAAATTAAAGGAGCTTCTGCCTTATCTGGAGGAACCGGTTCCCTGGTGCAGAGACGGTTTTTATTATAATGAGGAAGCAGTCAGGCCTGCCAAACATCCCTACTATTATTCGGGCCTTTATTACATACAGGAACCAAGCGCGATGCTGCCGGCGGAATTGCTGCAGGTTCAGCCGGGCTCCAGAGTCCTTGACCTATGTGCGGCGCCGGGCGGGAAGTCGATTCAATTGGCTGCACGGTTGGGAACAGAAGGTCTTCTGGTCGCAAATGACCTGCATCCCCAAAGAGCGAAAGTGTTGTTGAAGAACATCGAGCGGTACGGTGTTGTCAATGCGATTGTTCTTAACGAGTCGCCGGAACGATTGGCTCAAGCGTTTGCCGGATTTTTTGACAAGGTCCTGGTGGACGCGCCTTGTTCGGGAGAAGGAATGTTCCGCAAGGAACCGGAGATGGCAAACGGTTGGAGTCAGGATGAGGTAGCCAAATATTCAGAATGGCAGGCTGCGATTTTAGATGTTGTACCGTTGCTGCTAAAGCCGGGAGGGGAAATAGTGTACTCCACGTGCACTTTCTCCAAGGAGGAAAATGAACAGCAGATCCAGGGGTTCATAGAGAAATACCCCGAAATCAAATTGCTGGAGATGTGCCGGTTGTGGCCTCATAAAGTCAAGGGGGAAGGACATTTCGCGGCCAAGCTGAAACAATCGGGAAACCGGAACCTGCATGGAAGCCGGGAAACTTTGCGGGTATCTTCAAAGCCCTTTTCTAAGGATACTCTATCCAAAACTGCCGAGCAGGAGTTGGATCGATGCTCCCAACAGGTATGGGGAAACCCAAAAAAGTGGCGCAACTGGCTGCCTGAAGGGGGAACTTTGGTGGAACGTTCTGGCCACATCCTTTGGGAAAGCAATGCATTGCCTAAGCTGCAAGGGTTAAAGGTGCTTCGATCCGGCTGGCTGCTTGGAACCGTTGAAAAAGGACGGTTTCATCCCAGTTCTGCTTATGCCCTGGGGTTGCCTAAGGAAGCCGCCCTTGAAGCTGTTCAGCGTTGTGAGTTGTCGGCCAGAGATGAGCAGGAGAAATATACAGCCATCCGTTATCTGCGGGGGGAGACCCTCCAGCTGGAGGGGAAAAAGTGGAACAAGGGATGGCATTTGGTCACTATTGACGGCTATCCTCTCGGGTGGGCCAAAGGGGCGGGCAATTGGCTGAAGAATGAGTTTCCTCCCGGTTGGCGATGGGAAGACGGAGAGAAAAGGTAGGTGGGGCTTATGTCGGAAAAAGATCGGCAGCGTTTGGACAAGATCCTGGCTCATATCGGAATTGGAACGCGGAAAGAGATCAAAAAACTGGTCAAGGACAAAAGAGTAACAGTCAACCACCAATTGGTCAAGGATCCTGGAATGCACGTATGGACCAGTCGGGATCGGATCGAAGTAGATGGTAAGGCCGTCCGGTATAGAGAGTATATCTACCTCATGATGAATAAGCCGAAGGGAGTCATCTCCTCTACGGAAGACGATTATGACGAAGTGGTGGTCGAACTGTTGGCGCAGGAACATTACGCATTTGCCCCCTTTCCCGTTGGCAGGCTGGATAAGGACACGGAAGGGCTGCTGCTGTTGACCAATGACGGGAAACTGGCCCACCAGCTTTTGTCCCCAAAGAAGCATGTCCCCAAGACTTATTGCGCCACTGTTCTGGGAGAAGTCACGGAAGCGGATGCCGAGGCGTTTCGCAGAGGGGTCGTGCTGGATGATGGGTACCAGACCCTGCCGGGTGAACTGACCATCCTTCGGACAGGTTCGGAATCGGAGATTGAACTCACGATCTATGAAGGCAAGTTCCATCAGGTCAAGCGCATGTTTGAAGCAGTCGGGAAGAAAGTAACTTACCTGAAGAGGATCTCCATGGGGCCGCTGCACTTGGATGAATCGCTGGAACCCGGGGAGTATCGCGAACTTACGGACGAGGAAATTGATCTTCTTAAGAGGCAGTAAATTGACATTCAACACCGGTTTTGATGGCAGTAACCGTCAAGCACATTCGCGCTTGGCGGTTTTTTAATTTAAGTCATTTATATTTTTTTATAAGATAGGAAAAAAGATTTTTTTGGCAAATGTAATATCATCGATTTAAACAGAGGCGGTGGCTATGCGTGCCAGAAACGACATTGCGGTTTTGGCTTACCGTTGAAACCATTTTTTTAATGGGTATTCTTTTCTCCTTCCTACACATCAATAGAAAGCTCAGAAAAGAAATCAGGGAACGAAAGAGCGCGGAAGCAACGTTACGCCAGACACAACAGGAATTGATGGACACCATCAAATACCAGCAAGGTATGATTTTCAAGTTCAAGGAAGTGAAGGGCAAGTTTATCCATACGCTCAACGACGGACAGTTGATGTATCAAATGGGATTGACTTCGGACCAGATTGTGGGAAAAGAATTAAAAGATTTTCTTCCCCCTCACATCGCGGCTGTTAAGGAGAAGCATTACCGCCGGGCGTGGAATGGGGAAATTGTTATTTATGAGGGCCAGTGTAACGGAATTACCTATTTGGCACAATTACGGCCAATTATCAGGAATGGTCAGGTGGTAGAAGTAATTGCTTCATGCGTGGACATTACGGAACGCAAAACTGCGGAGGAGATGCTGAGAAAGTCCGAAAAACTGGCAGTTGCCGGGCAAATGGCAGCCGGAATCGCTCATGAAATGCGAAACCCTTTGACAACGATAAAGGGAATGGTTCAATTGATGGAGTCCAATATTGTAAAAAAGGAGTATTTTGAACTGATTCTGATGGAAATTGAGCGAATGGAATCGATTATCGGGAGTTTCTTGGGCTATGCAAGACCGCTTCCGGTGAAGTACGGCATCGTCGATATCCGCAGCTTGTTGGACGAGTGCATCACACTGTTCACGGCGGAAGGGAATATGAAAAACATTGTATTGCTAGTGAGGCATGCTCCCGAAGATGCACTCATTATGGGTGACAGTGATCAAATCAAACAGGTGTTTATCAATATCATGAAGAATGCGTTTGAAGCGATGCCAAAAGGGGGAAGCATTGAAATTCAGACGGTAGTTGACAGCAATGCCGTCTCCATACAGTTTACCGATTATGGGCACGGAATCAGCAAAGAGAGATTGGCAAGGATCGGCGAACCATTTTACAGCACAAAGGAAAAAGGGACAGGTCTTGGCATGATGGTAAGCTACAGAATCGTTCAAGAACACAAAGGGACCATCAAAATTGACAGCGAAATCGATTTGGGCACAACGGTTGAAGTTTCATTTCCTCTTGCCGATGGTTCCAGTTTTCCCTCGAATGAGAGATAATAGGGCTGTCAAGCGGACATTACCGGAGGAAGAGTAAGGAGGAGTCATTTATGGAAACGATTGGCTTTATCGGAACAGGCGTTATGGGGAGAAGTATGGCAGGGCATTTGCTGAAGGCAGGACATCCCGTGATTGTATACAACCGAACGCGTTCGAAAGCAGAAGATTTGCTGGCATTGGGAGCAAAGTGGGAAAAAAGGATTTCCCAACTTGCCCGGCAGTCCGATGTCATTATCACGATGGTAGGGTACCCGAAAGATGTGGAAGAAATCTATCTCGGTGAGAACGGGATCGTCAACCATGCAAGGGAAGGCAGCTATATCATAGACATGACCACTTCTTCTCCCTCACTTGCCAAAAAAATCTATGAAGCCGCCAAAGCAAAGGGTATTCATTCATTGGATGCTCCCGTATCGGGTGGAGACATCGGAGCACGGGAAGCCAGACTGTCGATTATGGTTGGCGGGGACCGGGCGGACTTCGAAGCTGTCATGCCCATATTGAGCCTTATGGGAACCAATATTGTTCTGCAGGGAGCGGCGGGTGCCGGCCAGCATACCAAAATGTGCAATCAGATTGTGATTGCGTCCAATATGATTGGGGTATGTGAAGCTATGGCTTATGCCAAGAAAGCGGGGCTGAATCCGGAACAGGTATTGCAGAGCATTTCGTCAGGAGCTGCTGGCAGTTGGTCGCTGAGCAATTTGGCCCCGCGAATGATTGCAGGAAATTTTGAACCCGGCTTTTACGTGAAGCACTTTATTAAAGACATGCAGATTGCACTCGATTCAGCCAAAGAAATGGGATTGCTGACCCCCGGGTTGGAGTTGGCCAAATCCTTGTACGATACTCTGGCTGAACAGGGATATGAAGAATGCGGTACCCAAGTTTTATACAAGCTGTATGAAAGTCAAGGATAGGCTATTGACTTTACAGACACCCTGGCAAAGGGTGTTTTTTGTTTAAGGATAAGGCCACACGTATCCCTGAACCCAGACATACATTACTGGGAGAAACCGTCACGGTCAGGGAGTGAGAATATGACAAACAGGAAACGACGCCCGGAGCCAGGGAAGTGGGGGTGGTGGAAGTTCTTTGCAGAGGACAGATCATTTCTTTCTTTATTGCCTGCTACTGCTGTATTAAACGGTTCATCACTCGAAAGGTTTATCAACAAATACGATGCAGTGTTTATAAAACCAAACGGCGCCCATCGTGGCGAAGGGATCGTGAAAGTCTGGAAAACAAGGGATGGATTTGCGTTCGTTAGGGAACGAGGAGAACCCAAGGTGGCAGCTTCGCTGGATGTGTTGAGCGAGGCGGTTAGGGAAGCGCGCCCCCAGAAAAAATATGTGATTCAGAGGGCGGTTGATCTTGCGGAGGTGGACGGGCTACCTTATGACTTCCGGGTGATGATGATGAGGAGCCCGCTGGGAAGGTGGCAATACGTTGGGATGCTGGCCAGGGTAGCGCACAAGGATTGTGTGATAACCAATGCCAGGCGGGGACATGGAATGGTTATTCCTGCGGAGGACGCTCTGGAGAGGTCTTTCAAGAAGGAAAATGTCGAAAGCATGAAACGGCAATTGATTGAGACGAGTCATAAAATTTGCAACAGA containing:
- a CDS encoding acyl-CoA thioesterase, with translation MEGYRFFYRLRVRYSEIDGQKIVFNAHYLTYLDCAVTEYFREGLGFNMTELAESGEFDIVLAKTTLEFKRPAHLDDWLTVWCKTDEMGKSSIKINFAITREGEEKPLLLAQTIYVSYDPETKSSRPIPDFVRQRIREYES
- a CDS encoding gamma carbonic anhydrase family protein, with the translated sequence MLFEFDGKRPKVAKGAFVAPTAQLIGDVTVEEGASIWFGAVLRGDFGPIVVGARTSIQDNCVVHVTNSGCYIGEDVTVGHGAILHNCHVKRGSVIGMNAVVLDDANVGEESIVAAGSVVSAKATIPDRVLVAGIPAQVKKPLEGASLWWVNESAKTYVALKDKYLSLHLNDGGQAD
- a CDS encoding pyridoxal-phosphate-dependent aminotransferase family protein, producing MKQLQSMNRLLLGPGPSAVHPDVLKAMATPLVGHLDPYFFEVMNGTREMLRTVFGTKNELTIPMSGTGSAGMETVFVNLIEPGDKVIVCVNGVFGERMKDVAERCGASVVEVTAPWGQPIDPDEIRKALEKNGQVKLVAIVQAETSTGVRQPLKEVSEIVHEHGALFAVDSVTALGGIPVDVDENGIDACYSGTQKCLSAPPGLSPVTMSDDAVQAIRKRKTKVQSWYLDLGMIANYWGEDRFYHHTAPISMVFALHEALRILLNEGLENVYKRHEDNGKLLQQELQSAGFELLAAEGYRLPQLTAFRLPQGLDDIRLRRELLNLYGIEVGGGLGPLKGQIWRVGLMGHSSNLANVRLFMGALQDILNRNK
- a CDS encoding NAD(P)-dependent oxidoreductase; translated protein: MSSGHYRRKSKEESFMETIGFIGTGVMGRSMAGHLLKAGHPVIVYNRTRSKAEDLLALGAKWEKRISQLARQSDVIITMVGYPKDVEEIYLGENGIVNHAREGSYIIDMTTSSPSLAKKIYEAAKAKGIHSLDAPVSGGDIGAREARLSIMVGGDRADFEAVMPILSLMGTNIVLQGAAGAGQHTKMCNQIVIASNMIGVCEAMAYAKKAGLNPEQVLQSISSGAAGSWSLSNLAPRMIAGNFEPGFYVKHFIKDMQIALDSAKEMGLLTPGLELAKSLYDTLAEQGYEECGTQVLYKLYESQG
- the otnI gene encoding 2-oxo-tetronate isomerase — encoded protein: MFKFSANLTTLFNEAPFMDRFGLAQQAGFRHVEFQFPYEFPVDSIKREIESRNLDVVLFNFPPGDWKKGDRGIAVFPDRRQEFYESVDEAIRYALALDCPSLHCMAGVRPDGLQAEEAWKVFRENLSYAAGRLANHGITLLIEPLNPYDMAGYMLSSLDQAVQLVNELKLPNLKIQFDFYHMQRIQGELLASFSRVKELIGHVQIADNPGRHQPGTGEIHYSNIFRFLEESGYSGFVGLEYFPLGKTIDSFDWMQAHSRDCRNETETRGVGR
- a CDS encoding pseudouridine synthase — encoded protein: MSEKDRQRLDKILAHIGIGTRKEIKKLVKDKRVTVNHQLVKDPGMHVWTSRDRIEVDGKAVRYREYIYLMMNKPKGVISSTEDDYDEVVVELLAQEHYAFAPFPVGRLDKDTEGLLLLTNDGKLAHQLLSPKKHVPKTYCATVLGEVTEADAEAFRRGVVLDDGYQTLPGELTILRTGSESEIELTIYEGKFHQVKRMFEAVGKKVTYLKRISMGPLHLDESLEPGEYRELTDEEIDLLKRQ
- a CDS encoding ATP-binding protein, whose amino-acid sequence is MPETTLRFWLTVETIFLMGILFSFLHINRKLRKEIRERKSAEATLRQTQQELMDTIKYQQGMIFKFKEVKGKFIHTLNDGQLMYQMGLTSDQIVGKELKDFLPPHIAAVKEKHYRRAWNGEIVIYEGQCNGITYLAQLRPIIRNGQVVEVIASCVDITERKTAEEMLRKSEKLAVAGQMAAGIAHEMRNPLTTIKGMVQLMESNIVKKEYFELILMEIERMESIIGSFLGYARPLPVKYGIVDIRSLLDECITLFTAEGNMKNIVLLVRHAPEDALIMGDSDQIKQVFINIMKNAFEAMPKGGSIEIQTVVDSNAVSIQFTDYGHGISKERLARIGEPFYSTKEKGTGLGMMVSYRIVQEHKGTIKIDSEIDLGTTVEVSFPLADGSSFPSNER
- a CDS encoding MBL fold metallo-hydrolase RNA specificity domain-containing protein — translated: MRILFVGGAKTVTGSCYLIETQTEKLLVDCGMFQGSKELEELNFAAWPFHPGEISYVLLTHAHIDHSGLLPKLKRDGFRGQIICTKSTFDLCSIMLPDSGHIHETEYEWNSRKHSRQRKKPKKEPLYTQADAFAVLKNFVSVPYHQVVELSPTVSFRMMDAGHILGSAIIELWIKENGQTTKLVFSGDIGSTGQAIVRDPERVEEADYIFVESTYGNRLHPPVAERSEQLLSIIREAQKDNGLVIIPAFAVGRTQEILFQLHKLFKKGLISDIPVYVDSPLAVSATRIVQSNPDYYDEETTALFKQGDNPLAFPGLRFISSQEESQRLNFTKGTAIIISASGMAEAGRIKHHLKHQLWKENNHVVFAGYQAEGSLGRKLLSGANRVRVLGQNVRVGAKIHDLSAMSAHADKEQLLNWLKGFRTTPKQVFVVHGEEESSREFAHAIELDLGWKAHVPSRGETVYLEGDQAPQIDEPKEPETKQTVLSEAELDAYMQAIEHNVDGLVQALGKYGLTQDLLLKLSERLIKVNDKLEDLSDQL
- a CDS encoding YheC/YheD family protein is translated as MTNRKRRPEPGKWGWWKFFAEDRSFLSLLPATAVLNGSSLERFINKYDAVFIKPNGAHRGEGIVKVWKTRDGFAFVRERGEPKVAASLDVLSEAVREARPQKKYVIQRAVDLAEVDGLPYDFRVMMMRSPLGRWQYVGMLARVAHKDCVITNARRGHGMVIPAEDALERSFKKENVESMKRQLIETSHKICNRLDRYKYKRYWKVGVDLAFDKNGRLWMLEANTWPGISAFRKLEDKATYKKIKAMEAAYRRRRRNKG
- a CDS encoding NAD(P)-dependent oxidoreductase — protein: MTRIGFVGLGVMGSRMAKRLIDSGYDVTVYNRTSSKIEPLLRIGAAAATDIASLAAESDIICTCLSMPEDVWDVYEGETGILKNSLQDAICLDFTTVGMDTSVILAEKAKERGIHFLDAPVSGGPEGAEEGSLTIMVGGEQSAYERVLPILEVLGSNIHYLGGAGMGSVAKLMNQYLVAVHSLAASEVMVAGTALGLRSEQLYEILRTSYGDSRMLRRHMENYVLPRNFQPGGAVKYVLKDVKLANELVEKAGLVPRTGSGAAEALAVAVEQGLADLDMSAVIQPLEKQCSVVVKDSHIV
- a CDS encoding RsmB/NOP family class I SAM-dependent RNA methyltransferase — translated: MKLPTGFLNKMKEQLGDEYSLFVQSYERTRAAGVRANQLKISAAKLKELLPYLEEPVPWCRDGFYYNEEAVRPAKHPYYYSGLYYIQEPSAMLPAELLQVQPGSRVLDLCAAPGGKSIQLAARLGTEGLLVANDLHPQRAKVLLKNIERYGVVNAIVLNESPERLAQAFAGFFDKVLVDAPCSGEGMFRKEPEMANGWSQDEVAKYSEWQAAILDVVPLLLKPGGEIVYSTCTFSKEENEQQIQGFIEKYPEIKLLEMCRLWPHKVKGEGHFAAKLKQSGNRNLHGSRETLRVSSKPFSKDTLSKTAEQELDRCSQQVWGNPKKWRNWLPEGGTLVERSGHILWESNALPKLQGLKVLRSGWLLGTVEKGRFHPSSAYALGLPKEAALEAVQRCELSARDEQEKYTAIRYLRGETLQLEGKKWNKGWHLVTIDGYPLGWAKGAGNWLKNEFPPGWRWEDGEKR